Genomic segment of Saprospiraceae bacterium:
ACCATTGCTATAAGTCCTACCCAACAAATGGATCGTTTTGAATGGTTTGTTGAAAAGTCTGTTGAATGTGGAGTTCATCGAATTGTACCGATTCATTGCAAACGAACTGAGAATAACAAAATAAAACTGGATCGCCTGGATAAAATCATTACCAGTTCAGCGAAACAAACCTTGCGCCCATTACGACCTGAAATAAATGAACTGGTTGATTTTAAAATATTTGTCAAAGGATGCGCTTCCTTGTCCCAACGATTTATTGCACATTGCGAGTCAGACTCAAAACTATTTTTAGGAAATACGTACAATCCAAAAGTAGATGCGGTCGTTCTAATCGGACCCGCAGGAGACTTTACATTGGAAGAGATTCAGTTGGCCAAAGAAACCGGATTCATTCCGGTCTCATTGGGAGACTATAGACTGCGAACAGAAACAGCCGGCTTAAGTGCCTTACTCATTTTACAAACAATTCGTAATCAATGAAACATTTATCTACTATTCTACTTGCTCTGATTTTTACCACAGGTTTCATTTCTTTTACACCTAAAAATTCTTTGCCATTAAAACTAGCCTTATTGAAATACAATGGTGGAGGTGACTGGTATGCAAATCCCACCTCTTTGACTAATCTTGCAAAATTTTGCAACAAAGAGCTGCATACAAATTTTGATCCAAACTATGCTACGGTTGAAGTAGGAAGTGTAGAGTTGTTTAATTATCCATTTGTCCATATGACTGGCCATGGCAATGTGGTATTTAGTGATTTTGATGCACAAAATTTGCGAACCTATTTAATAGGTGGTGGGTTTTTACATATCGATGATAATTATGGTTTGAATCCATATGTTCGACCAAGTATGAAAAAAGTATTTCCTGAACTTGATTTTATTGAATTACCTTTTAGTCATCCTATTTATCAACAAAAATTTAATTTCCCTGCCGGTTTACCAAAAATTCATGAGCATGATAA
This window contains:
- a CDS encoding 16S rRNA (uracil(1498)-N(3))-methyltransferase: MDLFVGTKLSESKFILKENEYHHCIRVTRHKAGDLVLVTDFNGLIYEGTLTEINQSEAYVSIKSIFKKEEKGEHRITIAISPTQQMDRFEWFVEKSVECGVHRIVPIHCKRTENNKIKLDRLDKIITSSAKQTLRPLRPEINELVDFKIFVKGCASLSQRFIAHCESDSKLFLGNTYNPKVDAVVLIGPAGDFTLEEIQLAKETGFIPVSLGDYRLRTETAGLSALLILQTIRNQ
- a CDS encoding DUF4159 domain-containing protein, which translates into the protein MKHLSTILLALIFTTGFISFTPKNSLPLKLALLKYNGGGDWYANPTSLTNLAKFCNKELHTNFDPNYATVEVGSVELFNYPFVHMTGHGNVVFSDFDAQNLRTYLIGGGFLHIDDNYGLNPYVRPSMKKVFPELDFIELPFSHPIYQQKFNFPAGLPKIHEHDKKPPQGFGLIYKGRLVCFYSYECDLGDGWEDPEVHKDPEEKRLQALRMGANIIQYVFIQ